ATTAATTGTAAACCGGATACCCCTTTACTCTCTACAAACTGGATGTAATCCGAATTCATTACTTCGATCATCTCTGTCCTAGTAAATCGAGCTACGGTAGCTGTTACGGTCATACTCAAGGCTATCGCTGGAAGTGCATAGGCCATAAAACCATGATCTTGGTTAAAAAGCATCGGAAACCAACCTAATTTAAAACCAAAATAATAAGAAAGCCCCAAAGCAAAGACATACGAAGGAATCGATACTCCAATTACGGAAAAGACAGTTGCTCCCGTATCCCAAATTGAATTATGCTTCAAAGCAGCAAAGATACCTAAAGCTAGTCCTAAAATCGTTCCTAATAAAATGGAAATCCCTCCAAGAAGTAAAGAGATTGGTAAACGGTTTTTCAATAAAATTGATACCGGTGTATTTTTGGAGATAGTATAGGAATCACCAAAATCACCTGTTAGCATATTTTTTATATAACGAAAGAATTGTACAAAAACAGAATCATTCAAGCCGTATTTCTCTCTCAAAACCATTTGTTGATCAATTGATAGCTTCTCATCATTAAAGGGAGAGCCTGGCATCCATTGCATTAGAATGAATAGGACGAGAATGATTACAAATAAAGTCAAAAAAGATAGAAGGACTCGTTTTCCAATATATTTTTTCATCTAATTTACCCTCTCTAAAAATAATAAATAAAGAAAAAGGCCGCTGATTGCGGCTCCCTATCGGACAGATCCGATATTTTGCCATATCACATGCGTGCCTTTTTCATTATTGGAAGTTTGTCTTATTCAACAGTTGCATTCTTAAATACACGCGGTACTCCAACAGAGTGGAAATCTACTCCGGAGACATTACTCTTAATCATAACGGCACTACCTTTTTGGTAAACAGGCAGAACTGCAGCGTCATCAAGTAAAATTCCTTCCGCTTCTTTTAGTGCTTCCCAACGTGCTTCTTTGTCCAATGACAATTCGCCATTTTGAGAAGAGAAGACAAGTTCATCATATTCAGCATTTGTCCAACTACCATCATTATTAGAGCCACCTGTTACCCACAAGTCTAAGTATGTCATTGGGTCAGCATAGTCTGGTCCCCATCTTGTAAGTCCCATATCATAATCTTTGCTCTTCATACGATCTAATCGTGTTTTCTTAGGCATTTGTTCAATCTCGATTGTGACACCTGGAAGATTTTCTTCGATTTGTGATTTCAACATTTGTGAAACATTGATTGCACTTTCTGTATCTTCTACTAATATGCTAAAAGTAAATTCTTCAGCATCTAGCTCTTCTTTTGCTTCTTCAAACAAAGCAGCAGCGGCTTCTTTATCAAATTCAAGGAACGTTCCTGTAGTTGCACGGAAATCTTTTTCATCTGGTCCATTTGCTAAATCAATCGGTACAACAAAATCAGCTGGTACCGAGCCATCTTTTAGTGCTGTATTCACAATAGCATCTTTATTAATTGATTTTGCCATCGCTTCTCTTAGCTTCGCGTTATCCAAACCATCAACTAACGTATTTGGAGAAACGTACCAAACATAACCATCCTGTGTATTGATAAATTCAGGATCATCTTTAAATAAATCAACTTGTTCTCCTGCTAAAGCAACAACATCTAAATCACCATTTTGGTAAGAAAGCATTGCTTGTTGTGAATCTTTGATAACTTGGAAATTCAATGCATCCAGAGTGACGTTATCAGCATCGTGGTAATCTTCATTTTTAACTAATTTTACAGTTGTAGCAAGTGGCTCATAAGAGTCCATTTTAAAAGCACCATTTGCAATCAACGTTTCTGGAGATGTTCCATAGTCATCGCCCACTTCATCCATAAATGCTTCATTCATCGGGAAGAAAGAAGGGAAAGCCATTAGACTTTCAAAGAAAGGAACTGGATTGGCTAAAGTAACTTCAAGTGTTGTATCATCCACTGCTACTACACCTAATTGATCAGGATCAACCGTTCCATCTAAAACTTCAGATGCATTAACTAGACCGGCAATTCCCATGATATATCCATATTCACTGGCTGTATCTGGATCAGCAAGTCGACGCCAAGCATAA
The Jeotgalibaca sp. MA1X17-3 genome window above contains:
- a CDS encoding ABC transporter permease, with product MKKYIGKRVLLSFLTLFVIILVLFILMQWMPGSPFNDEKLSIDQQMVLREKYGLNDSVFVQFFRYIKNMLTGDFGDSYTISKNTPVSILLKNRLPISLLLGGISILLGTILGLALGIFAALKHNSIWDTGATVFSVIGVSIPSYVFALGLSYYFGFKLGWFPMLFNQDHGFMAYALPAIALSMTVTATVARFTRTEMIEVMNSDYIQFVESKGVSGLQLIFKHSLRNASISIITILGPLVVSLMTGSLVVEKIFSIPGIGQLMIQAIQSNDYNVILALAFVYSAMYVGIMLVVDIMYGVLDPRIRLAKEDING
- a CDS encoding peptide ABC transporter substrate-binding protein, which codes for MRNTKRIKLYATSLVAMTLLAACGGDTDTNTEGTNSDVSSTTQGSTDKKVLNVQFDVEVASMDPQLATDGASFQVIASILDGLYQLDADGNPVPAIAESTDVSEDGLTYTFKLKEAMWSNGEPVTANDFVYAWRRLADPDTASEYGYIMGIAGLVNASEVLDGTVDPDQLGVVAVDDTTLEVTLANPVPFFESLMAFPSFFPMNEAFMDEVGDDYGTSPETLIANGAFKMDSYEPLATTVKLVKNEDYHDADNVTLDALNFQVIKDSQQAMLSYQNGDLDVVALAGEQVDLFKDDPEFINTQDGYVWYVSPNTLVDGLDNAKLREAMAKSINKDAIVNTALKDGSVPADFVVPIDLANGPDEKDFRATTGTFLEFDKEAAAALFEEAKEELDAEEFTFSILVEDTESAINVSQMLKSQIEENLPGVTIEIEQMPKKTRLDRMKSKDYDMGLTRWGPDYADPMTYLDLWVTGGSNNDGSWTNAEYDELVFSSQNGELSLDKEARWEALKEAEGILLDDAAVLPVYQKGSAVMIKSNVSGVDFHSVGVPRVFKNATVE